A single genomic interval of Phlebotomus papatasi isolate M1 unplaced genomic scaffold, Ppap_2.1 HiC_scaffold_200, whole genome shotgun sequence harbors:
- the LOC129808920 gene encoding uncharacterized protein LOC129808920 produces the protein MANSQPGTSNEDEEQLHSRGSANVNQLIDLMLAQLKEQKEQRIADQRRFETIFQSHKDDLQTMLDSTLAGQSSFNLNHSYTSNAPKVAKLEPMKLPQFNGDYAQWKSYQDIFISIVDKNDQLSKSQKLHYLKDSLKGEALASIDHLTISDENYDAAWEIVKSGYDNKVMIVNAHIEKFLKLPAISNPSASSLKSLYSGSRSILQALEAIKVTQRDPWLIYFISQKLDDESKTLWSREIASSLSDPKPSASSSLSCTENGGGLDTQVLLATARVKLIGHNNEVRVCRAILDAGSQVNLITTNLRQQLRIPTQYTDFTLEGVGSKRHVAHQSVSISLQIGNSSNHRVSLDCLVMKKITSDQPSRPIDAKCVPIPPQFTLADPDWNKRQSIDLLIGGQYFWQFIQEGSHSIGKDAPLLKQSVFGWLVVGPCNIESHSNSPRNLMCHVSTLSSIESAIKKFWEIEEIDRPKDQVAEYKEVEDQFASTTTRNAEGRYIVELPFNEKVNELGNNQAAATKQLFYLERRLNKNSDLKQEYSNVFNEYLSLNIIEAVPFNEMGLASYYLPHHCVIREQSTSTKVRIVFNASSKSQSGLSLNDCLKVGPVVQPTLVSVLLRFRQHKFALTCDIVKMYLQVLLEPRHRDYQRFVWRENADDPVKAFRFRTVCFGVAPSPFLATRVLNQLVADEGEDFPLASRAILSNFYVDDCLTSVTSVEELLELKGQLISLLNRAGMQLSKFKSNCPYAIEDKPATQETLNFEDETVKTLGMIWNPNSDTFQYIVQEIIEDQPITKRLILSTIARIFDPIGLISPLITKAKLIFQSTWEVSTTWDQPVPDDLSLEWKIFVEDLPLIQYLRIPRWVSSIENPSSNELHAFCDASFVAYGAAIYLVCEDANGQRSSRLLTAKSKITPLKNKVSQSLTIPKAELCGAVMATELMSVVSQSLQISDHFFWTDATIILHQIHSPHERRELFVKRRAAKILSVSNPQQWRHVPTLENPADILSRGALPGKLKNSVLWWQGPQFIRKEPQHWPPPFDASSQFPIVDEQVTLINVPAESSDSNPIYSYLTTNIGSYNRIRRVLAWCIRTVNVFKLKLKRCTRQTAAQSTSEFLKTHELGEADKFLVRWDQQEHFDQILVTIKTKNFNTSQRFAAIRKLRPFLDSDNILRVGGRLQKSGEPYDVRHPKLLAKKSILARLIATHTHLSLLHAGPQLILAQLRQAYWPMDGRNLCRSITHNCIKCIKANPPQQEQLMGELPEHRVTAIKAFQATGVDFAGPLLLKSVNRKGSPIKAYVAVFVCMGTKALHLELVSALETDAFIATLRRFVARRGLPTHMYSDQGTTFIGADNELKRMFQQTKSQEIFANFLSERNIQWCFQPPKAPHHGGLWEAAVKSCKFHLKRILGQTPLTFEELQTTLSEIEAVLNSRPLVPISTHPDDPSCLTPGHFLTGTSLTQLPDPDLKHLPMNRLDRWQLCQKICQDFSSRWKREYLNTLQVRSKWTKSKDNLKVGDIVLFMEDNLPSTCWPLGKVVEIHPGKDQKVRVITVKTSRGNLKRPISKVVKLPVEPMNAISRGSVRANS, from the exons ATGGCCAACTCTCAACCAGGGACGTCCAATGAAGATGAGGAACAGTTACATTCTCGTGGGTCAGCCAATGTAAATCAGCTGATTGATCTTATGCTTGCTCAACTGAAAGAACAAAAGGAGCAACGTATTGCTGATCAAAGGAGGTTTGAAACTATATTTCAGTCTCATAAGGATGATTTACAAACAATGTTGGACTCTACCCTTGCTGGACAATCGTCATTTAATCTGAATCATTCCTACACAAGCAATGCTCCAAAGGTCGCGAAACTTGAGCCAATGAAACTGCCACAATTCAATGGAGATTATGCGCAGTGGAAATCATATCAAGACATCTTTATCTCAATTGTTGACAAGAATGATCAGCTATCTAAATCGCAAAAATTGCATTATCTAAAGGATTCATTGAAAGGAGAGGCTCTCGCATCTATCGACCATCTCACTATTTCGGACGAGAACTATGATGCAGCCTGGGAAATAGTGAAGAGCGGCTATGATAACAAGGTCATGATCGTCAACGCACACATCGAAAAATTCCTGAAATTACCGGCCATCTCTAATCCATCAGCAAGCAGCCTTAAAAGTCTCTACTCAGGTTCAAGATCAATTCTGCAAGCCTTGGAAGCCATTAAAGTTACACAGAGGGATCCTTGGCTCATCTACTTCATTAGTCAGAAACTTGATGACGAATCTAAGACGCTGTGGTCCCGGGAAATAG CATCGTCTTTGTCTGATCCAAAACCATCAGCCTCATCTTCACTTAGTTGCACAGAAAATGGGGGAGGTTTGGATACTCAGGTGTTGCTTGCGACTgctagggtaaaattaattggCCACAATAATGAGGTTCGTGTCTGTCGCGCCATTCTTGATGCAGGGTCGCAAGTAAACTTAATTACCACAAACTTGCGCCAGCAACTTCGCATTCCAACCCAATACACAGATTTTACTTTAGAAGGTGTTGGGTCTAAACGCCATGTGGCTCACCAAAGTGTTAGTATCTCCCTTCAGATTGGGAATAGTTCAAATCACAGAGTCTCTCTTGACTGCCTGGTTATGAAGAAGATCACTAGTGATCAACCAAGTCGTCCAATTGATGCAAAGTGTGTTCCAATTCCTCCACAATTTACCTTGGCGGATCCTGATTGGAATAAACGCCAATCAATCGATTTACTCATTGGAGGacaatatttttggcaatttatTCAGGAAGGGTCTCACTCTATTGGGAAAGATGCTCCACTCTTGAAACAAAGCGTTTTTGGTTGGCTTGTGGTGGGTCCCTGCAATATTGAGTCTCACTCCAATTCCCCACGAAATTTGATGTGTCACGTATCAACCTTATCCAGCATCGAGAGTGCCATCAagaaattttgggaaattgAGGAAATAGATAGGCCCAAGGATCAGGTTGCTGAGTACAAAGAAGTCGAGGATCAGTTTGCATCTACTACTACAAGAAATGCTGAAGGTCGCTATATTGTTGAGCTCCCATTCAACGAGAAAGTCAATGAATTGGGAAATAATCAAGCTGCTGCAACAAAACAATTGTTCTATTTAGAGAGGCGATTAAATAAAAACAGTGATTTGAAACAAGAGTATTCGAATGTGTTTAATGAATATCTCTCCCTTAACATTATTGAGGCTGTTCCGTTCAATGAAATGGGATTGGCATCTTATTATCTGCCACACCATTGCGTAATTCGCGAACAGTCCACTAGCACAAAAGTTCGTATAGTTTTTAATGCAAGCTCCAAATCTCAAAGCGGTCTGAGTCTAAATGACTGTCTAAAAGTGGGCCCAGTTGTCCAACCCACTTTGGTCTCTGTTCTTTTGAGATTTCGCCAGCACAAGTTCGCTCTAACGTGCGATATAGTCAAGATGTATTTGCAAGTACTCTTGGAGCCAAGGCATCGCGACTATCAACGTTTTGTATGGCGGGAAAATGCAGATGATCCAGTAAAGGCTTTCAGGTTCCGCACAGTCTGTTTCGGAGTTGCTCCATCTCCATTTTTAGCCACCAGAGTCCTCAACCAACTGGTCGCAGATGAAGGAGAGGATTTCCCATTAGCCTCAAGAGCTATTTTGTCAAACTTTTATGTCGACGATTGCCTTACGTCGGTTACAAGTGTTGAAGAACTTCTTGAATTGAAAGGTCAGTTGATCAGTCTCTTGAACCGTGCTGGAATGCAGCTTTCAAAGTTTAAATCCAATTGTCCCTATGCCATTGAAGACAAACCAGCAACCCAAGAGACACTCAATTTTGAAGATGAGACAGTGAAAACCCTTGGTATGATTTGGAATCCCAATTCAGACACTTTTCAATATATTGTTCAAGAAATTATTGAAGACCAACCTATCACCAAGCGGTTAATCCTGTCTACCATCGCTCGAATTTTTGATCCCATTGGATTAATAAGCCCATTAATCACAAAGGCTAAGTTAATTTTCCAAAGTACTTGGGAAGTCAGTACCACTTGGGATCAGCCTGTTCCTGATGATTTGTCATTGGAATGGAAAATTTTCGTTGAGGATTTACCATTAATTCAGTACTTACGCATTCCTAGATGGGTTTCTTCAATCGAAAATCCCTCTTCAAATGAACTGCACGCATTCTGCGATGCAAGTTTCGTTGCATATGGAGCTGCCATATACCTTGTCTGTGAAGATGCCAATGGACAGAGATCTTCTCGTTTGTTGACTGCAAAATCTAAAATCACTCCACtaaaaaataaagtgtctcAGAGTCTTACAATCCCGAAGGCGGAATTATGTGGAGCTGTCATGGCAACTGAATTGATGAGTGTAGTTTCGCAGTCCCTACAGATTTCAGATCATTTTTTTTGGACTGATGCTACAATCATCTTGCACCAAATTCACTCTCCTCATGAGAGACGTGAATTATTTGTCAAGAGACGTGCAGCGAAAATTTTAAGTGTATCCAATCCTCAACAATGGAGACATGTACCAACCTTGGAGAATCCAGCTGACATATTGTCTCGAGGAGCCCTTCCCGGAAAATTAAAGAATTCAGTTTTATGGTGGCAGGGTCCTCAGTTCATCCGCAAAGAACCTCAGCATTGGCCTCCACCATTTGATGCCTCGTCTCAGTTTCCTATTGTTGATGAGCAGGTCACGCTGATTAATGTACCAGCAGAGTCATCTGACTCAAATCCAATCTATTCTTACTTAACAACCAATATTGGAAGCTATAATCGCATTCGAAGAGTATTGGCTTGGTGTATCAGAACAGTTAATGTCTTCAAGCTCAAGCTAAAACGTTGTACCCGACAGACAGCCGCTCAAAGTACATCAGAATTCCTCAAAACCCATGAGCTTGGGGAAGCTGACAAGTTTCTCGTGCGTTGGGACCAACAAGAACACTTCGATCAGATTTTAGTTAccataaaaaccaaaaattttaacacttcTCAGAGATTTGCGGCGATTCGTAAATTGCGTCCATTTCTGGACTCGGATAACATATTACGTGTTGGTGGTAGGTTGCAAAAGTCCGGAGAACCCTACGATGTTCGCCATCCTAAACTATTGGCTAAGAAAAGTATTCTTGCCCGTTTGATTGCAACTCACACTCATCTGAGTCTCTTACATGCGGGTCCTCAATTAATATTGGCTCAGCTACGTCAAGCGTACTGGCCCATGGATGGACGCAATTTGTGCAGATCTATTACACATAACTGCATTAAATGCATTAAGGCAAATCCTCCACAGCAGGAGCAATTGATGGGAGAACTTCCTGAGCATCGAGTGACCGCTATTAAGGCTTTCCAAGCAACAGGAGTTGATTTTGCAGGGCCTCTGCTTTTAAAATCTGTAAATCGTAAAGGTTCTCCCATTAAAGCGTATGTTGCAGTTTTCGTCTGCATGGGAACGAAGGCTTTGCATTTGGAATTAGTGAGCGCTCTAGAAACAGATGCCTTCATTGCAACTCTGAGGAGATTTGTAGCGAGAAGAGGACTACCTACTCATATGTACTCAGATCAGGGAACTACATTTATTGGAGCAGACAATGAGTTGAAAAGAATGTTCCAGCAAACAAAATCTCAGGAAAtctttgcaaattttctttCGGAGCGGAACATTCAATGGTGTTTTCAACCTCCAAAGGCACCTCATCATGGTGGATTGTGGGAGGCGGCCGTAAAATCCTGTAAGTTTCATTTGAAGCGTATTCTTGGCCAAACCCCACTTACCTTTGAAGAATTGCAGACAACCCTCTCTGAGATAGAAGCAGTCCTCAATAGTCGCCCCCTTGTACCCATCTCCACTCATCCGGACGATCCTTCATGTTTGACACCCGGACATTTTTTGACTGGTACTTCACTGACTCAATTACCAGACCCAGACTTAAAGCATCTCCCAATGAATAGACTTGATCGATGGCAATTATGCCAGAAAATTTGCCAAGACTTCTCATCAAGGTGGAAGAGAGAATATCTCAACACTCTTCAAGTGCGCAGTAAGTGGACAAAATCCAAAGATAATTTAAAAGTTGGAGATATAGTCTTATTCATGGAGGACAATTTACCATCTACTTGCTGGCCCTTGGGAAAAGTCGTCGAAATTCATCCAGGAAAAGATCAAAAGGTTCGTGTGATCACTGTAAAAACTTCCCGAGGAAATCTTAAACGTCCAATCAGTAAGGTCGTAAAATTACCTGTTGAACCTATGAATGCAATTTCGAGGGGGAGTGTACGCGCCAATTCTTAA